Below is a genomic region from Miscanthus floridulus cultivar M001 chromosome 1, ASM1932011v1, whole genome shotgun sequence.
ttctctctctctccttctgcTGTCACCATCGAGCCGCGCCATCAAATTACCTAGTGAGCGATCACCTCCATCCAATTCAGTGCATCCATGGTTTCAACATCACGTCCTCTCACTACTCAACCCCAGCCTGCCTTGAACCAtgcaaggccaagctccaatttggagtttttccgaccaccgtgccattaaggccgcgCTCGGCCATGGTCGAGGGCAACCCTCCTACCGCCCATCCCAAAcgaattcacctgcaccactagcatcgccttgactccctctccaccctaCGTGCCTTAGCCGAACTGCTACCGCCTCCCCGTCGTCGCTGACATGACCGTGCCGCCATGGTGCGCTGTCGCACGGCTCAGCCACATGTGGCCacggtagcctcctgatgcttgCGTGCTAACCAATTAGGTCTGTAGCTGCCCCAGCTCCCCAGAACAGTGGCACCACTGTTGCGGATGGCCGCGCACCGCTGCAGCCTTCCCCTAGCAAGACATATCACCCGCACCGCCGCTTAGCGTAGCTGCTCGGGTCAGAGATGTCAACCGGCCCGTTAGGTGGGCCGGTGCATGTCCTAGGTGGCCGGCGCGGCCACGCTATGTCGCCATCGTCGCGCCGCCATGCGTTGAGTCGCCGGGGGTGCGCGTGGGGGAGTTTCAGGAAAGTCAGGGGCTTAAGTTTGAAGATTTGAGAGAGTGGAAAATAGTATTGGGGCTTAGGTGTGATTCAGAAGAAAATCAGGGACTCTTTTACAAAAATGCCAGCACGTGCGGGCTTCCCCGCCGTGGGCCGGCGTCGTGTGTGCCGCGGAAGCGGGCCGCTGCGCGCGCCGTGTCGCTTGGGCCGCGCGTATGGGCCGCGCGGGAGATTCGCTTTTCATTTTCAtatggaattagaaatagttttctaatttaatttttgagctgatctttggtaattaatataaaatcatgtagggttcctaaaattatgctctatctgttggtgtatttagttcatatttatatgtgttgacattaggggctattaaatcatttgaggatgcttaataatattaagttaattattgtaggaatttttatggtaaattggtgatagctttagtcctaaaatttttacagtagcttcattatattattatgtgctcactgtaatttttgtagctttagaatagactaagcattagggtacttaaatgctctttgtttcaatatacaataaatcgttagtagaaataaagatatatcctttatttgtaaagctaggtgtttgttagttgaacccaacactttgcttggtaaagatgatagttagtttactaccttagtcattagagctagcttagtatcttagtatgcgtattcttagtttaagagttgttgttgccgaaatgctaagtattgcatcatcatcgcatgcttGTAGAGAAtaagttggtggagatagtgaccgcAGACGAtcgtgagttcgaggagatcgtcgaggagtacgaggaggagattctcgtgcagcaggaggtcccggagccaccacCGACTGACTCGGCTGACACCGcgtctacccaaggcaagccccgatgcataacccttatatttgataatcactggatatatatatgtgatgtgcatttacgttacaggaattttatggaaaccacatgcatagatatatctgtcctatgagtcttactagtgcaagttcgagtagctactatgcttaggttttcggtagcgtgagtaacctgtcgttactcacaataggtgattattataattactctcatgataaaaatgatgaaaggaaaatggagaccggatagggatatggtaggggtattggtgggtgtaatgagttgtgtcccgcggccacggggtttagcttggttatactgttttccctgttcgtgtcgattgaggaccgtctgttgttgtggatggtagtcaggctacagacttattatcttgagcacatacttgcttatgggagtgggaaagCTCGTTAcacttgtcgtgggttccggctctttccgaaacgactgattggagacggggaaaggtggaggtctaagcaccatattgagaccgggtctcaagggtgggggcttggagtccaagtttggacggagacctgacggggcatgtgtttcggggtacccagttgtgaaacattggttcgcgaatcgccgtttctgtgagacggtacgacttggctatggtctagcaccatagtaagaattgGAAGATGAAATATGGTGAAATGATTCTGACTACTTAACCCTTGCtttaaagtagaacatgtgcttaccaagaatggttagctaatgaagtaatcatgactgctaataatacgtgactgtaaggatgaactattagtaatgctttccacaAACAAAAAGagaacaacaaacccatattgcctatcatatccctgAGAGTTGGAGAACTATTCCCActaatcggataagtcttgcgagtacattgtgtacttagggtttattttatccttgttgtaggtgcagcttgaggagtgactCTTGTGTGGATGATTCTTCTGATGGGCACAGACGGATTCTTGTATTGTTTTCGCTAGacgtttattttcattccgctgtttaattatcgcactctgaactctggtattgtaataaataatttctaagaaatcttgttgtatgaaatggactaagttttGTAAGCTCGTATTCATTATTGGATTTTGGATGTAAAACGTgaattgttttgagttctcccttgaggtgtgctcgacggaactgtccgagatagctcactttcgaggtgtttagtgtctagtggaagacgaacgCTTCCGAAaacgtgttatttcggacggttctgccgcACCAGCTCCTCTCTGGCTCTCTCTCCTGTCTCCTTACTCCTTAGTGAGGTAATGTACTGGGATACTAGTGATTCAGTTTTCTAGCGATTTCACTTTGCAATATTTCATATTGTATAGGGCATAATAATAGACTACAATGAAATTTGTTTTGAAGCGCTTTCAATGGCTAGTATGATTTCTAGCCTTTTATTATTTAGCGCCCTTGGTCTATAAGAAAACGCTCGTCTAAGTAGTGCTGGGCACGTCGCGAGGAAGCCGGACGATCTGAGCAAGGCAGACGAGGCAAAGTGGAGTTGGTCCCCAAAGCATGCGTCGTGGACAGAAGCAAGCCACACGCAGGTTCGTGACCGGGCCTTCTCTCGCAAGTACTAGTGGTGGGAACGCTGGGGAATTGGAAAATTAAATTGCTGGAGGCATGTGGCGCGAAACATCAACGTGTCAAAATTGGGTCGCTGTCTGCTTTTGGGCTGATGGAGGAGGTCTTCGTGGACCTGCTCTAGATGATCTCTTCGTATGTTTTGTAGCGCCTGCTAGGTGGTTGCAAATAAATAAGGTTGAGAAGAAGCCATGCATTCTTCGCAGTCCTTAATTTAATTTTGTTCCATGCATGTGTTCTTTCATATACGGAGTAGAGTAGAATTATATAACTCATGATGCTTTTATTTTTCTGATGATATTTGTGACTGTAGACGTATACTCGTATACACCTTGTCAACGGCAGGACATTGTAAAATCAAATGTATCGGCTTTTTCCCGAATCAGAGACGCACATAAACATACATTACATGTATGCACACTCACCGCTTCAATCCTAGGACAAATAGAGAAAATTACGAACACAtgttttaatttaaaatttaaattcgaTGAGGAGGTAGGAACCGAACCAGCCGATCTGCACTCAATTTGTAGATCTAGATTATTCTCTCTCTTTTAAGATGCTTATTCTTAGACTCTATTCAAACTTGAAAGATTTCAAGTAAATCACTGTTCAATGCTTCTTGGAAAATAAAAGGAATCTTTTTTTTTGTGTGGCGGAAGTAAGGTAATTACTTCAAATCAACATAATCGGGATCTACCGGAATGAGAAACCATATATGTCTTTTCATCTCTACGCTTTTTCTGTTTAATTAAAAACACATAACAACAAACAATCCACCTATAACTATGTCTAGTAATAACAAATAGAGTATATATGTTCTGGCTACTACGCAACATACAGAGTTTACATCTACGGAGATCTCCATTTCCCCACCGCCTGAGTTCAGCTTCTTCAGCACAGCATCCTCTAGCTAGCTAACGCCGAGGGTTTCTGAGATCACAGCGCGAGCGTGAGATGGTCGCGTGGGTCACCGGGCCGGCGGTACGGCTCCGCGCGGGCGGCGACCCTGCCCTTGCGCTTCTCCATGAACCGCTGCAACGACGCCTTCCTGGCCACGGGTAGGTCGGCGACCACCGAGGAGAGCGGCGGCTGCTCCGTGCctccccgccgcgccgccgccgcggcgagcCGCAGCAGGTCGGCCGCCTTGTCCGCCGTGACATCGTCGAGCACCAGCGCCCGCCCGCCGTACACGATGGTCAGCTGCGCCGCCGCCGTttccggctcctcctcctggtccaCATCGGCGCCCGGCATGAGGGGCAGGGGCCGCACCGCCGGCGGCCGCGCGCGCGTCCTCTCGGCCTCCGCCGCCTTGACGTACTGGCTCAGCGCGCCGCACGCCGCCGCGAACCGGCTGGTCGTCGTCGTCGCAGCTGTGTTGTTTCCTGTGCCTCCTGAaggtgctgccgccgccgccattgcaGGCGATGACCTGCTCTCGAgaatggaggaggagaaggaggattgATGGAAATTTTGTTCTGCCTTGGACCTTGGTTTGTTGGTCTGAGAGGTCTCGTTTTTATAGCTAGGATAGGAAGGAAGAAACGTACGAGGAGTGTGGGTGGGTCGTCGGCACGAAAAACACGTGAAAGCTGTGGCAGGCAACGAGGTGGGAGCACAACCACCGGGCCAGCCGGTTGACGGCGCCCGGCGCAAGTGGTCGTGCCTGAGGCATGAGGCGGTCAGGTGGGGACTTGCAAATTGCCATGCCATTGCCATCGAACTGGTTGGTGTGAAAATGGATTTGGATACTTATCTAATCATAATACATGAATATTACTATTTGCTACTTTATAATAGATTGTACtccttccgttccaaattataaaacgctttgactttttttttgttcATCTATTTTACCATGTGTCTAgacattatatctagatacatagcaaaatgaatataaaaaagagtcaaaatgacttataatttggatcaGAGAGAGTACATcattttattttttaatataGATATATAGTATTATATTTATATTTCGGTATACAGTCAAAGCTATGTATTTATGaaaaaacgacttacaatttagaatatATATCTTTTATCGAATACACATTCGGATCTAATAAATATCTTCTGATACTGATACAAATCAGGTAACATAAATTGGATTTGCATTCAAATATTCATTTAACGGTAAACAAGTTATTTAATTAGACATTTGAAAGTTAAGTATGCTAAACTATATACATATAAACTATAACAAAAATATATTGTTAGTGATAGTaattatataaatataaatcagTTGTGTGGGGCAAATGCTCTAGCTCCGGCACTGCAAGATCACAAACCTGCCTCTTTCCCATATAGAATCACATACTACTATAGAAACGAATTTAGCAACGTCTATCTCTAGAAAATTGATTTTTAGAGACGCTGGGCTTTCTAGACGTCTCTAGAAATGCTCTTTAAATTTAGAAGTGGATGGCAGGCCAAACCGTCTACACAAATGAATATTAGAGCCGGTTGACAATTTAGGATGTCTCTAAAAATAGATACCGCATAGCAAAGTTCATAACTTTTACAAATCAAGtttgatgaagacaaactttatattaaaGTTGCAGTACAtaaagagatctacaactttaaagTTGACTACTTTTCCATTTCAAATCGTTTAAGGCCTGAAATTTATGTTTTAAGTTTTCAAGTTTTgaaatttatttttaaaaatttccatactacctcggatggagaaatcacctaaaccaaagttgtagtacttgaaagcatatgaaactttgtagttaattACTTTCTTATTTGGAATTCTATTTTAAGGCCAACGCAGCACTACCCATTGCAGCGCAGGCCACCGAGGACCATTGCCAACCTGGCCATTACAACTTTAATTAGCTTTCTTGCATGGCATCTTCTTCACGTCACGGTGATGTAGACCACGCATAATTTGCTTGCTTGCATGTCCGACGGAAGGTTTGCATGGCGGTGTAGACCAATTCTCACGTGCGTAATCGGGCGATGAACTCATCGACCACCAGTTGAGCTCCGACTTGTAGATGGATTTGATGACGGCTGCCGCGCATGATGTTGAACGCCGTCACTGATTCGTCGTAGATGTTGTTGAAGGAGGTCATCGCAGCAAGATGAGTTGCCGCAAACGACGTTGGtcttgaggtacgccatctggttcgccatggatcagcgcgcacacccctacctagcgcgccaactatcgacaaaagatgctcggtagtcctccgaggggtatcccacgaaggtagactaatcggtggaggtgcgcgtaatcaggaaccggatggtgacataaggcgtagagacaacgatttagacatgttcgggccgtctgatcgacgtaataccctatgtcctgtgtctttggtgtattatatgaTATGTATGTagctgtcgactaggggacctctacctctccttatatactctggaggggtagggttacaagaaaagtatcctatttggtactatacaatattttacgatgcacgtc
It encodes:
- the LOC136489653 gene encoding protein TIFY 11e-like, whose product is MAAAAAPSGGTGNNTAATTTTSRFAAACGALSQYVKAAEAERTRARPPAVRPLPLMPGADVDQEEEPETAAAQLTIVYGGRALVLDDVTADKAADLLRLAAAAARRGGTEQPPLSSVVADLPVARKASLQRFMEKRKGRVAARAEPYRRPGDPRDHLTLAL